A stretch of Babesia bigemina genome assembly Bbig001, chromosome : III DNA encodes these proteins:
- a CDS encoding rhomboid family protein, putative produces MFLLVLAEILLLCSPLAESHRPTYAKGISGAHGGHGRTSAFLKAPRHLPVFRDGDGRGLGHTDLAFRPAKIELRVPSTQLGAGKCDWRLPKCDTTRDWGTDTTGRDHPPQQQSTSIGPTTSLAAISNTLPSVYDWINNQKDAIRSLKESFKQRFTSPGTYLARVCRESMASAERGCRIVSKELHTWYLKACNLGFKGIIAFSHDPIANIIRVVSFAYALDWWVAPNSLRMRCDMNPIDVFSKGQYYRLFTSLFMHNGVIHMLQNVKSLWAVGTEALALLGPRRLLAVYLASGIIANYVSYIYNFAYKNGLPADLAKMTQAVVRRVGQTGRSTSSLVEKVVDRIRNRYEGASLPVFMLSYANTTLFHLVDGAAGALLPFVKRARQETNDPEVENAVNAYIRRKIEKRRACGASSAIYGLMGAICACHLRFGGAAERKRVVEVATSALIQNLVPFAGGNVDHVSHLAGFLAGMGLTLSM; encoded by the coding sequence ATGTTCCTCCTTGTCCTGGCAGAGATCTTGCTCCTTTGCTCGCCGCTGGCCGAATCGCACCGTCCAACATATGCTAAAGGCATATCTGGAGCGCACGGCGGGCATGGAAGAACGTCGGCATTCCTGAAGGCGCCTAGACACCTGCCTGTATTCCGAGATGGTGACGGTCGCGGCTTGGGTCACACGGATCTTGCTTTCAGGCCCGCAAAAATCGAGCTACGCGTTCCGAGTACGCAGCTAGGTGCAGGAAAATGTGACTGGCGGCTGCCGAAGTGCGACACTACGCGGGACTGGGGCACAGACACAACGGGTCGCGACCacccgccgcagcagcagtcGACAAGCATCGGCCCAACGACTTCACTAGCAGCCATCTCAAACACTCTTCCGTCAGTTTACGACTGGATAAATAACCAAAAGGATGCCATTCGGAGCCTAAAGGAATCCTTTAAGCAACGTTTCACGAGTCCAGGAACCTACCTTGCCCGGGTCTGCAGGGAGTCCATGGCCTCAGCAGAACGCGGATGCAGGATAGTATCGAAGGAACTGCATACGTGGTATCTCAAGGCATGCAACCTCGGGTTTAAAGGAATTATCGCATTTAGCCACGATCCGATCGCCAACATAATACGGGTCGTCAGTTTCGCCTATGCACTGGATTGGTGGGTAGCGCCTAATAGCCTAAGGATGCGATGCGACATGAACCCGATCGATGTTTTCTCCAAAGGGCAGTACTACCGATTATTCACGTCGCTGTTCATGCATAACGGAGTTATACACATGCTGCAAAACGTCAAGTCGCTCTGGGCCGTGGGTACGGAGGCTCTTGCGCTGCTGGGGCCGCGACGGCTGCTCGCCGTCTATTTGGCATCGGGAATAATCGCAAACTACGTCAGCTATATATACAACTTCGCTTACAAAAATGGCTTGCCCGCAGACCTCGCAAAAATGACACAGGCGGTGGTACGCAGGGTAGGGCAAACCGGCAGGTCGACCTCCAGCCTGGTGGAAAAGGTCGTCGACCGCATTCGCAACCGCTATGAAGGGGCCTCGCTACCCGTATTCATGCTGTCATACGCCAACACGACGCTCTTCCATCTGGTGGACGGCGCCGCTGGCGCACTGCTGCCGTTTGTCAAGAGGGCACGGCAGGAAACCAACGACCCAGAGGTCGAAAACGCCGTGAACGCGTACATCAGGCGAAAAATTGAGAAACGACGTGCATGTGGAGCTTCATCGGCTATATACGGTTTAATGGGTGCGATTTGCGCCTGCCACCTGCGCTTCGGCGGAGCCGCCGAGAGGAAGCGGGTGGTCGAGGTAGCCACATCGGCGCTCATACAGAACCTGGTGCCTTTCGCCGGGGGAAACGTCGATCACGTGTCGCACCTCGCCGGCTTTTTGGCGGGGATGGGGCTAACGCTGTCGATGTAG
- a CDS encoding ribosomal protein L15, putative yields the protein MQELWRKKQSDAMRTLLRIRTWEYRQLTAVHRVSRPTRPDKARRLGYKAKQGFVIYRVRIKRGDRKRNVQNGIVYGKPKHQGIRKQKSKRNLRSLAEERVGRRCGGLRVLNSYWVGQDAVHKFYEVILVDPFHNAIRNDPRMQYICKPVHKHREMRGLTSAGRKARGLRVKGPKAAKLRPSIRANWRRRQIQHLWRMR from the coding sequence ATGCAAGAGCTGTGGCGCAAGAAGCAGTCGGATGCCATGCGCACACTGCTTCGTATTAGGACCTGGGAGTACAGGCAGCTTACCGCCGTGCACCGCGTATCCAGGCCCACCCGTCCCGACAAGGCGCGCCGCCTGGGATACAAGGCCAAGCAGGGTTTTGTCATCTACCGCGTCCGCATCAAGAGGGGTGACCGCAAGAGGAATGTGCAGAATGGAATCGTATACGGAAAGCCCAAGCACCAGGGTATCCGCAAGCAGAAGTCCAAGCGCAACCTCAGGAGCTTGGCTGAAGAGCGTGTAGGCAGGAGGTGCGGCGGTCTCAGGGTACTCAACTCCTACTGGGTGGGACAGGACGCTGTCCACAAGTTCTACGAGGTCATCCTTGTCGACCCCTTCCACAACGCTATTCGCAACGACCCCAGGATGCAGTACATCTGCAAGCCAGTACACAAGCACCGCGAGATGCGCGGCCTCACATCCGCTGGACGCAAGGCACGTGGTCTGCGCGTAAAGGGACCGAAGGCGGCCAAGCTCAGACCGTCGATCCGTGCCAACTGGCGCAGAAGGCAAATTCAGCACTTGTGGCGTATGAGGTAA
- a CDS encoding nonclathrin coat protein zeta2-cop-related protein, putative — MAYIPITQVDAILLLDQHGERIAVNYYPQHCAATTSADGVKNLWEDVARQKVIEKSLTKELELAKARGTEITLVSHGVTEGAYGIRMIEGHLVSYYIAADFAIIVVGPSKENEVLLTDLCTTVKKCLLSVTDEQLKKEVVCNKLDSVFLILDDVVDGGFATYKCHSYVSRIIMESDHNVIIRRLKGKSGDSSDHLPLNQAIYNIRNNVIRSLLNS; from the exons ATGGCTTATATCCCTATAACGCAAGTCGACGCAATACTGCTCCTCGACCAACACGGGGAACGCATTGCGGTCAACTACTAcccgcagcactgcgcggcTACGACCTCTGCAGATGGCGTAAAAAACT TATGGGAGGATGTGGCGCGCCAGAAGGTCATTGAGAAGAGCCTAaccaaggagctggagctgGCGAAAGCACGAGGTACGGAAATCACGCTGGTGTCACACGGTGTTACAGAGGGCGCTTACGGTATTCGCATGATCGAGGGGCACCTCGTAAGCTACTACATTGCTGCCGATTTCGCTATAATCGTTGTTGGCCCAAGCAAGGAAAACGAAGTCCTGCTGACGGACTTATGCACGACCGTCAAGAAGTGTCTGCTCTCAGTCACAGA CGAACAGCTGAAGAAAGAGGTCGTCTGCAACAAGCTGGATTCGGTATTTCTAATCCTTGACGACGTCGTCGACGGAGGGTTCGCAACATATAAGTGTCACTCATACGTCAGCAGAATCATAATGGAGTCGGATCACAACGTCATAATACGACGGCTAAAGGGAAAATCTGGTGACTCGTCAGATCACTTGCCACTCAACCAG GCAATATACAACATTCGCAACAACGTCATCAGGAGTCTGCTTAACTCTTGA
- a CDS encoding malate:quinone oxidoreductase, putative — MRSCRVNSGILSISRSLYGTSGVAPGYYQISRRLASSGAVRQSSSNEFDVVIVGGVSGISNKHHLLADIKRIALCERRSGYALVASHLKNNSQTIHCGDIETNYTPETAVKVKRSANMLRNCLTKIPENDLYNIARKGQKMVIGVGDSECQYIKDRYAPFKQIFPTLQLLDKNQVHQVEPNVVRGLKGGMRPEDVNALYVNDELTTCNFMALSEHFVKAANHDGKELQPMLNTEVKNVTREGSTYKVTTNNGTLSAKFVVFSACGYSLLFAQRMGIGLEYSVLPVAGSFYFAPNVLQGKVYTVQNPALPFAAVHGDPDIGANNETRFGPTALPLPLLERYNMRSLPDFLRVLRLDTRVMAVYLNLLGDRTIRNYMLRNFLFEVPLLSRLLFLKDARKIVPSLTLKDLRYSVGYGGVRPQLVDKVNKKLLLGQSKLSNGEGCIYNITASPGATTCVSNAEIDMREICAYIGATIDENKLKQHYFEGEYAI, encoded by the exons ATGCGAAGCTGCAGGGTAAATTCCGGAATACTCTCAATCTCGAGGAGCCTGTACGGCACATCAG GCGTAGCGCCCGGCTACTATCAGATCAGCCGTCGTCTTGCGTCGAGTGGAGCAGTAAGGCAGAGTTCGTCCAATGAATTCGATGTCGTTATCGTCGGCGGAG TTAGTGGGATCAGTAATAAGCATCATCTGCTGGCAGATATCAAGCGCATCGCACTATGTGAGCGCCGCAGCGGATACGCTTTGGTCGCCTCCCATCTTAAAAACAACAGCCAAACCATACACTGCG GCGATATAGAGACGAATTACACGCCGGAAACCGCCGTGAAGGTCAAGCGAAGCGCCAACATGCTCAGGAACTGCCTGACCAAAATACCAGAAAACGACCTCTATAA CATCGCACGGAAGGGGCAAAAAATGGTCATCGGTGTCGGCGACAGTGAGTGCCAGTACATCAAGGACCGATACGCGCCATTCAAGCAAATATTCCCCACGCTTCAGCTGCTAGATAAGAACCAAGTACACCAAGTTGAGCCGAACGTGGTGCGAGGGTTAAAGGGGGGCATGAGGCCAGAGGACGTCAATGCGCTCTACGTGAACGACGAGCTTACGACCTGCAACTTCATGGCCTTGTCGGAGCACTTTGTGAAGGCTGCCAACCACGATGGAAAAGAGCTTCAGCCCATGCTCAACACGGAGGTCAAAAATGTGACGCGCGAAGGAAGCACGTACAAGGTAACCACGAACAATGGAACGCTGTCGGCGAAATTCGTCGTGTTTAGTGCCTGTGGGTACTCCCTACTTTTCGCCCAGCGCATGGGCATCGGGCTGGAGTACAGCGTACTGCCCGTGGCAGGGAGCTTCTATTTCGCCCCCAATGTTTTGCAAGGCAAGGTGTATACCGTGCAAAACCCCGCGCTGCCTTTCGCTGCCGTACACGGCGATCCAGACATTGGAGCCAATAACGAGACGCGCTTTGGGCCGACCGCACtgccgctgccgctgctTGAGAGGTACAACATGCGAAGCTTGCCTGACTTTTTGAGGGTGCTACGCCTGGACACACGTGTCATGGCGGTGTACCTAAACCTCTTGGGAGACAGAACCATACGCAACTACATGCTGCGCAACTTCTTGTTTGAGGTGCCACTGCTATCGAGGTTGCTCTTCCTCAAGGACGCGAGGAAAATTGTGCCTTCCCTCACACTCAAGGACCTGCGCTATTCGGTGGGGTACGGAGGAGTTAGGCCCCAGCTAGTGGACAAGGTGAACAAGAAGCTGCTCCTGGGGCAGAGCAAACTGTCCAACGGGGAAGGGTGCATATACAACATCACAGCGTCACCGGGCGCCACAACGTGTGTATCGAACGCCGAAATCGATATGCGCGAAATATGTGCTTACATTGGAGCTACAATCGACGAGAACAAACTCAAACAGCACTACTTCGAGGGAGAATATGCGATCTGA
- a CDS encoding hydrolase, NUDIX family protein, putative → MTQRYADTIDKTRLDSMPESTEVVVMVDKDDNEIGTCTRKEMRQFNKWHRATSTIILSNPDEPTIYYQVRDDQKDYCPGYYDLGFGGVVTIGESYLDCALRETRDESGIDFSENDLVEVAYIARDDEHVRCHYKVYVYSLFSSLDSKHIVKQVALYDGTPATNESEREDARCIKTALLSDVDKLMEQHNFTKACELLVGPLKRFVEEGGLAKLADSTKK, encoded by the exons atgaccCAGAGGTATGCCGATACCATAGACAAGACGCGGCTGGATTCCATGCCTGAATCCACCGAGGTCGTTGTCATGGTCGACAAAGACGATAATGAGATAGGGACTTGCACGAGGAAGGAAATG CGTCAATTCAACAAGTGGCACAGAGCTACAAGTACAATCATTCTATCAAACCCCGATGAACCTACCATCTATTATCAAGTGAGAGACGACCAAAAAGACTACTGCCCGGGCTATTATGACCTGGGTTTTGGCGGGGTAGTCACG ATTGGGGAATCCTATCTGGACTGCGCACTAAGAGAGACCAGGGATGAATCCGGCATCGATTTCTCTGAAAACGATTTGGTAGAAGTTGCCTATATAGCGAGGGATGATGAGCACGTCAGGTGCCACTACAAGGTGTAT GTTTATTCACTGTTTTCCTCTCTCGATAGCAAGCATATCGTAAAACAGGTGGCACTTTATGACGGAACTCCAGCAACCAATGAATCTGAACGGGAAGATGCAAGGTGCATCAAAACTGCTCTGCTATCGGATGTGGACAAGCTCATGGAGCAACACAACTTCACGAAGGCCTGCGAGCTCTTGGTGGGGCCGCTCAAACGTTTCGTCGAGGAGGGAGGGCTGGCCAAACTGGCAGACTCGACTAAGAAGTAG
- a CDS encoding ZINC/IRON TRANSPORTER, putative gives MNVGVAKFLSAVLIGFSGLLGCLIPYLVVYFSKGNTDLKERQDAIDSRLCLCNCLGAGIIMGMAFLHILPEAVAQCEEGSILWKLGHGQFNPGYFIALMAFCGMLFIERVLSSGRTPCSAAFNACQVPSGCCGFEEESASCCESASRSAACDMERAQMEHHDDYIEDDAPRTVASIGSRFRHRHNRLLSKIMRVLCPLCQCNGLCITLALFIHSLFEGIVVGLAESHWNLWLMTVGIILHKWAAGMALSSFVSSNSKLSAIVMQTIFCMSSPLGILIGGIASGRSEFRFAIVNHELFCHMHCRKTAFWKWLCVFAGMMFIFGTALLEVAFSGGCAHSHVHDGCTEHAGHAHCH, from the exons ATGAATGTGGGAGTAGCGAAATTTTTATCAGCAGTGCTGATAGGCTTTTCTGGCCTGCTGGGTTGTCTAATCCCCTACTTGGTGGTTTACTTTTCAAAAGGGAATACGGACCTGAAAGAGCGACAAGATGCGATAGATTCGAGGCTATGTCTTTGCAACTGTTTGGGTGCTG GCATTATTATGGGCATGGCGTTTCTTCACATCCTCCCGGAAGCTGTTGCTCAGTGCGAAGAAGGCAGTATACTGTGGAAATTGGGCCATGGGCAGTTCAACCCGGGATATTTCATTGCTTTGATGGCCTTCTGCGGTATGCTGTTCATAGAACGGGTGTTGTCTTCTGGGCGCACACCCTGTTCAGCCGCCTTCAATGCATGCCAAGTCCCCAGCGGTTGCTGCGGTTTTGAGGAGGAAAGTGCATCATGTTGTGAGAGTGCATCCCGCAGTGCAGCGTGCGATATGGAAAGAGCACAAATGGAGCACCATGACGACTATATCGAGGATGACGCTCCCCGTACTGTGGCAAGCATTGGGTCCCGTTTTCGTCATAGGCACAACCGTTTGTTGTCAAAGATTATGCGGGTTCTTTGCCCCTTATGCCAGTGCAACGGCTTATGCATAACTTTGGCGCTTTTCATACATTCGCTCTTTGAAG GCATTGTGGTGGGACTTGCGGAATCTCACTGGAACCTTTGGCTGATGACGGTGGGCATAATTCTGCACAAGTGGGCTGCTGGAATGGCGCTTTCTTCCTTTGTTTCGTCTAACAGCAAGTTGTCTGCTATTGTAATGCAGACAATTTTCTGTATGAGTTCGCCGTTGGGCATTTTGATCGGGGGAATCGCATCTGGCCGAAGTGAGTTTCGCTTTGCA ATAGTAAACCATGAGTTGTTTTGTCACATGCATTGTCGTAAGACGGCGTTTTGGAAGTGGTTGTGCGTGTTTGCTGGGATGATGTTTATCTTTGGCACTGCTCTTCTTGAAGTTGCGTTTTCTGGTGGCTGCGCCCACTCACACGTGCACGACGGTTGCACAGAACACGCTGGTCATGCCCATTGCCACTGA
- a CDS encoding hydrolase, NUDIX family protein, putative has translation MAHDDVLDMSRLSSMAEATEVVLMVDKDDNEVGTCTRKEMRQFNKWHRTTCTVLLSTRGSEVEVIYHKRSSQKVYCPSYNDLAFGGVVTVGESYVDNALRETSEESGLSVSEENLYELGNYARDEECIRCHYKLFVALYNGPLDRLTPQPGEVDEIRSTPLSTIDELMKAEKFTSSCSWIIPRIKEFVKEGGISKLKEVSI, from the exons ATGGCTCATGACGACGTACTTGACATGTCTCGCTTATCGTCCATGGCGGAGGCAACGGAGGTAGTGCTTATGGTAGACAAGGACGACAATGAAGTGGGCACATGTACAAGGAAGGAAATG CGTCAATTCAACAAGTGGCATCGCACAACCTGCACGGTACTCTTGTCAACAAGAGGCTCTGAAGTGGAGGTGATATATCATAAACGGTCATCGCAGAAGGTTTACTGCCCCAGCTATAACGATTTGGCTTTTGGTGGCGTCGTTACGGTGGGCGAATCATACGTGGACAACGCCCTTCGCGAAACATCTGAGGAGTCTGGTTTATCCGTTTCTGAGGAGAATTTGTACGAGCTTGGCAACTATGCGCGTGATGAAGAATGCATTAGATGCCACTACAAGCTATTT GTGGCGCTTTACAACGGTCCGTTGGATAGGTTGACTCCACAACCTGGCGAGGTGGATGAGATTAGGAGCACGCCCCTTTCCACCATCGACGAGCTTATGAAAGCTGAAAAGTTTACGTCGTCGTGCTCGTGGATAATTCCACGAATCAAGGAGTTCGTGAAAGAGGGAGGCATATCGAAGCTTAAGGAAGTTAGCATTTGA